TCGACCGTCTCGGGGACGCTCCGAGGGCGCTGGCAGACGTGACCCGCCTCGTCGCGGACCAAGACTGGAGGGTGCTCAACGTCCTGCAGACCCGGGAGGTGGCGGCGCTGGGCGGAGCGCTCTCCGACGCCGCGCGCTGCGCCAGCTGTTGAGAGCACGCGACGCTCTCGTGGAGGCGCTCCCCAGGATCAGGCGGAGGTACGGGGATCTCACCCTGCCCGACGACACGAGTTTTGACGGCCTCTGCGCGGCCGCAAACTTCATGGCCGTCATCGGTTGGACCTACGGGGTCGGCAGCGGCTACCTCGGGGACGAGGCGGATTCTCTAGTCGCCATCGTGCGGGACGCGATGCCTGCACCCATGATGGTGCCCAAGGCGTTCCGCCACCGCAAGAGCAGCCTCGAGTACCGCCGCGTCGGCGCCCCTCCGCTCTACGCCGAGCTGCTGGCCCTGCTCGTGCCGTTCCGCGACGCCCAGCGCAAGGTCGAAAGGCGGCTGCCCCGCATCCTCCCGGTCGTGGCCTCTCTGCAGGAGCAGGCGGCTCCGGTGGGAGAGGCCACCCATGGGCATGGGGTGACCCGTCAGTCGCCCGCCATGCGGGCCATCGCTGCTGAGTGGGCCTCTGCTCTGGCGGCGCCCTCCCTCAGCGCCTCCACGTTCGACGACGTGCTACCGCGCATTGTCGTCCATCTCCGGCAGCTCCGGGATTCCCTCGACGCGCCCGTGCACCTCCTCTACGACCGGTTCACTGGCGATGTGGTCGTCCGCTCCCTTCGTGACGTCGCCGAGGTGCGCACCAACTCCAGGCTGCTCCTCAACAGCGCCAATGAGCCCTCCCATCGCATCACCATTGTCCTCGATGGCCTGAGGACGTTCTCCGAGGCCAACGAGTTGCGCCTGCATCTCTTGGCTGGCGTGGACGAGTGCGGGTGGCGGGTGGCGAGGGGTCTGCCTCAGCTCGAGCAGGCGGCGCTGCTCTATGACGCCATTTTGAAGCTCAAGGCGGCCCTGGAGAAGGTGCACACGGCCGACGTCTACAATGCAGCCGCCGACCAAGACTTCCAGGACTGCCGCGCTCGTGCGGCAAAGCTTCGGTACCTCTTTGACGGCGACCTCTCCGTCGTCGTCGTGGACGACCTCGTGCGGAACCAGCTACACAACATGCTTTTCCCTGCGTTGGAGCAGTTAGACATCCTTTGCACCGAGGACGTCAGTTTCATCCAGGCATGATGCGACCAGCTTGCACCAAATGCATACAAGTGACAGTGATGATGGTTTCGGTTCACTTGTGTTACTTATTGCTTTTGTGCATGCCCAACGTCTACGTAGGAGTACTTCGGCCTCTTTTTTTTTTATTGCGAATAGTTTACTGTGTATATTGAGAAGAATGCTCAGTCTGACTCTTAACCGTCCATTTGTTTATCGACGATATCTCATATCTCTTTGGTGCACTGGTTCTGCACTGCACTGACGGTTCACAATCCGTTCGTTGCAAAGGCTAGGTTCCTCTTTATTTCTGCTTTGTTGCAAGAACTTTACCGTTACATGCACAGCTGAAGCTTCAACGGTCCAGAGTGACCTAGAACATCTAAGCTAAATCTACATCCAATAAACATGCTTATACAAAAAAAATCTGAACATCCCACGGCTACATCCAGAGCAGCAGCACACATCAAATGGTTCAGGCTTTATATTTCTTGATTGCCAACCCTCATCAAACATTGAACACCGAATGATTGGATGAAACATCATTGCCCTTCAAAACTCTACAACAAAACATCACTGCACTAGCATCTCTAATTAAAATAGCTGCAAATAATCTCTTAATATTGTATTAACACAACTTATAATATCTCTATATGAACATATAACTCAATATAATACAGAGTCCCACTTCCGGAGTTGAACACAAGCCTGGCCAATAAATCTCTTATTGTTCACAGCAACAAAATTAATAGACACACCAATCAGTATCTATTGCTACCAAGATACCAACATACCACGTCATTGATCCACTGATacctttttctcgaaaaggaggactaCCTCGGGCCTGTGCATCAAGCGATGCACACAGCCATGATCTACCTACTTTCCAATATGGCATCGAGGACAGGGCCCCAGAACCTCGAATTGAACAGCCGAGGGAACTCTTCCCTTGATGTATCTATCCGCTGTCTCCACGGCTCTATGAGCTTCCTCGAGAGCTCTCTTGCTCAATGATGAACATTTGCCAATCATTCTTGCGGTTGGCAATTTGCCAATGTTACAAGTCATCCTATCGTAGCCATAGGTTGTGTCCAGCGTTAAGCGCTCAAGTGAATGTGTTGTCTCGAGGATGTGAATTGTGAGCTCAACCAGGCTCTTGGCAGAACAGAAGCCCGTGATCATCACCTTCCTGAGACTGTCATTCCGAAAATCCAGATTCTTCCTCCGGTATTCAGTGTCGTCTCCAACAACAGGATCATGCACCATAGCATTCTCCTCTACCTGCAGATACATATTGAGGATCAAATACCATTCTTCTGATAACAAGAGTGTAATGCATTAATAGCAGGGATAGCTCTGAGAGATGTATATAGTGACTTACGCGTAGGATGAAAGATTCCAAGGCAGGAGAAGCATCAAGAAAAGAAACCAGAGAGAAGACATCATAGTTCGGGGATAACCAGGGTTCAAGGAGTGAAATTTTCAAGTTCTTGAGGTGGGGGAGCTTGGACGGCAGCATCGGAGTGTTGGCATTCTGAAAAATAAATCCCAAGATTAATCATGCTTTATTTCAACATACATGTCTTACGTACATACACATACACATACTTGAATGGTCCTTATAATATGATAATTGAGACATTAAAACCAACACATACCTCACTACGACCGCCGTGCAGGGTGAGGCTCTCAACATTGTGCGCGATGGACGGAAGGCTAAATCGAGCATAAGAGAGAATACCAGACTGGTTGACAGGTGAAATATCTACGTTCTTAAGTTGCGAAGAATTTTGGACATGGATGACCGGTGTCCCCCAATAGTGAAAAGAGCAAAGACGCGGAGCATCTATCTCTACCACCCGCACCATCTCGCATTTTTTAACACTGAGGAACTTGAGCTGCTGCAGCGCACAAGGTATTTTCAAGCAAACTATCCCACTACATGCTTCAATCTCTAGCCACTCCAGGATGGAAGATTTAGACAGCAAGTGCCCTAATCCATCCTCAGTAACGTGGACATAACGCAGACTCAAACTTTTCAATTTTCTCAACTGCCCAAGTACTGATGTGTGATGAAAAGCACAACCAAAGAGGCTAAGAGACTGAATTGAACTTGCTGCTGCCTCATTAGATAAAACTAAACACGGGAAGCTGTAGATTTTCTTGACGACTAAAGGCAACAGCAAGCTAAATTCTTGGATCCCAGGTTTAATGATTCGGAGCCACCTGTCGAGGTAGGAGGCTTTGATATCTCTGCAAGGGCCAATATCAAGTTTAAGTGTCTTCACCTTCACCCCATTGTGATAATGGTTTGTAAGAATTTTGTCAACTTTGTCAATGAGAAGGGTTTTCCATTCCTCATTTTTTCTGTCGAAACCAAGTGTACGCTCACTGAGTATGAGGCTGGAATAGCTTCTCCAGGAACGCCGAAACCTACGGGACACACAGGCAGCATGAGCAGCATCATGTACTGGCAAGAGAGAATGTATATGATGTATGATGTCCTGCAGAACCAACGTTGACAGGTGGAACTGTTAGCTGACTCCAATAAATAACACCAGCAGTGGTGGATTCATTACCAAAGTCCTATGTATGTGTTCCTGTGCTAGCAGTTGTGATAAAAAAAAATCATTGTAACTAGGATACTTCATTGCCAGCAACACATACCTCTGGGAGTTCCTCCAGACCAAGTTCTTGTCTCATATTTTGCGTGCTTTCACCTTGTTTGCAGGTTGCACCATTTGTTTCAGTTGATGAAGCCTTCGACCCACTACCTGCAACACAGTGGAGCAAGAGAGAAGTATGAACTCTCACGGACCAGTGATgcctgaacaaggaaatataaaaacGTGGTACAAAAGAAAGAATCCGGAATAGTCAGTCCAGTTAGGCCTCATTTGTTTAATCCCACCCCTGCCTGGATTGGGATCCAAAACCCACGGATTGGCAGGGATCGGCCCGGCGCATTCAGTTACACCCCCCGGGGATCTAAACCCCATCCAGTACCCTCCCTA
The sequence above is a segment of the Triticum dicoccoides isolate Atlit2015 ecotype Zavitan chromosome 1A, WEW_v2.0, whole genome shotgun sequence genome. Coding sequences within it:
- the LOC119290792 gene encoding uncharacterized protein LOC119290792 isoform X1, which translates into the protein MSPRRARLRPGSCGSRFAAIHDALVRRTRRRHRHRHRLPAGSGSKASSTETNGATCKQGESTQNMRQELGLEELPEDIIHHIHSLLPVHDAAHAACVSRRFRRSWRSYSSLILSERTLGFDRKNEEWKTLLIDKVDKILTNHYHNGVKVKTLKLDIGPCRDIKASYLDRWLRIIKPGIQEFSLLLPLVVKKIYSFPCLVLSNEAAASSIQSLSLFGCAFHHTSVLGQLRKLKSLSLRYVHVTEDGLGHLLSKSSILEWLEIEACSGIVCLKIPCALQQLKFLSVKKCEMVRVVEIDAPRLCSFHYWGTPVIHVQNSSQLKNVDISPVNQSGILSYARFSLPSIAHNVESLTLHGGRSENANTPMLPSKLPHLKNLKISLLEPWLSPNYDVFSLVSFLDASPALESFILRVEENAMVHDPVVGDDTEYRRKNLDFRNDSLRKVMITGFCSAKSLVELTIHILETTHSLERLTLDTTYGYDRMTCNIGKLPTARMIGKCSSLSKRALEEAHRAVETADRYIKGRVPSAVQFEVLGPCPRCHIGK
- the LOC119290792 gene encoding putative F-box/LRR-repeat protein At5g02700 isoform X2, with the translated sequence MRQELGLEELPEDIIHHIHSLLPVHDAAHAACVSRRFRRSWRSYSSLILSERTLGFDRKNEEWKTLLIDKVDKILTNHYHNGVKVKTLKLDIGPCRDIKASYLDRWLRIIKPGIQEFSLLLPLVVKKIYSFPCLVLSNEAAASSIQSLSLFGCAFHHTSVLGQLRKLKSLSLRYVHVTEDGLGHLLSKSSILEWLEIEACSGIVCLKIPCALQQLKFLSVKKCEMVRVVEIDAPRLCSFHYWGTPVIHVQNSSQLKNVDISPVNQSGILSYARFSLPSIAHNVESLTLHGGRSENANTPMLPSKLPHLKNLKISLLEPWLSPNYDVFSLVSFLDASPALESFILRVEENAMVHDPVVGDDTEYRRKNLDFRNDSLRKVMITGFCSAKSLVELTIHILETTHSLERLTLDTTYGYDRMTCNIGKLPTARMIGKCSSLSKRALEEAHRAVETADRYIKGRVPSAVQFEVLGPCPRCHIGK